The sequence CAGAGATGGTGGAGCAATGAATGAGTTATGCGATATAAATGTAATTGTGCCTTCTAATGATACAGCTAGAATTCAAGAGATGCATATCTTAATAATTCACACTATTTGCGCTGCAGTAGATAGAGCGTTTTGAGTTTAAATTATATAATTTGTCTAGCTAGCTCTAATGCAAGGGCTGGCTTTAGCTCTTTCATACACTCATGAGAGCCTAGCGGACAGACTCTTTTCATACATGGCATACATGGCAAATTTAGATGTGCTAGTCTTGCTTTTGGGTTATTATATGGGCTAGTTCTAGTAAAGTTAGTTGGGCCAAATAGTGCAACTGTTGGCACCTTAAAAGCAGCTGCGATATGCATTGGTCCGCTATCATTAGTAATAAAAAGCCCAAGTCCAGCAATATAACTAGCTAACTCTTTTATACTAGTTTTACCACAAAGATTTATATGTGATATACCGCTTTTAGTCAAAATATGGCTAATCTCATCGCAAATCTCTATCTCGCCATTTCCACCAAAAATCAAAATATCAAATTTATCTGCTAACTCCATAGCAACCTGAGCAAAATAGCTAGGATACCATCTTTTAGCACTTCCATATGTTGCGCCTGGATTTAGTCCTAGAGTCGGCCTAGTATAAATTTGTGGAGTAAAGCTTAGCTCCATTTCATTAGTTAAAATACCAATATTAAGGGCTTTTGAACTAAAATTTAGATAATCAACTACTAAATGGTCACTTTTATTAATTGGCCTATATACTCCACTTTTTGGAGCGTGAATAAAAAATGCCAAAGCCTTTGAAGCTAGATGACTTCTAAAGCTGATAAATGCATCAAATTTAGGCTGGGATTTGGCTAATTTATATAGATATGCTAGGCGAAATTTGGATTTTTTGGACTCATCTATTATAATATCGCCAAGATTAGCAAATAGAGCTGTACTAGCCGCAGAGCCAAAAAATGTTAGCTTTGCATCTTTAAAATTTGCCCTAATATTTGCAATAGCAGCACTACTCATTACCCCATCGCCAAGCCATGTTGGCAACTCAATGAATACTCTCACCAATAACCTTTAAAATTTCATTTAGATTCTTTTCAACGCTAAATTCACGTGCTAATTCGCTATTTTGCCCTGAAATCTCTAAAAGTAGATCATGATCTGTTAGCAAAAGATTTATATATTCATCTATACTTTGATCACTAGCATCCTTCATAATAAACTCACTACCTAAAATCTCACT is a genomic window of Campylobacter devanensis containing:
- a CDS encoding glycosyltransferase family 9 protein, which gives rise to MRVFIELPTWLGDGVMSSAAIANIRANFKDAKLTFFGSAASTALFANLGDIIIDESKKSKFRLAYLYKLAKSQPKFDAFISFRSHLASKALAFFIHAPKSGVYRPINKSDHLVVDYLNFSSKALNIGILTNEMELSFTPQIYTRPTLGLNPGATYGSAKRWYPSYFAQVAMELADKFDILIFGGNGEIEICDEISHILTKSGISHINLCGKTSIKELASYIAGLGLFITNDSGPMHIAAAFKVPTVALFGPTNFTRTSPYNNPKARLAHLNLPCMPCMKRVCPLGSHECMKELKPALALELARQII